The following coding sequences are from one Pocillopora verrucosa isolate sample1 chromosome 5, ASM3666991v2, whole genome shotgun sequence window:
- the LOC131782383 gene encoding uncharacterized protein: MKCELWRERDVPHGSLADVFDGRVWKEWQYVNGKAFLAVSGNYAFMLNVDWFQPFKHSLYSVGALYMVLMNLPRSERFKLENVMLVGIIPGPHEPKLTINSYLQPLVAELNLLWKDGITVRALGALTSEVYHAALLCVGCDVPAARKVCGFTGHASCKGCSKCTKYFPGTVTTRIDFSGFDLPSPPRTNHKHRQEAQEILNQTSAGDRASLEQQFGTRFSELMSLPYFDCVRFHIIDPMHNLFTGTAKHIMKNIWLDGENPLIKKNDLINIQEKLDKIKAPSDVGRMPRKILNSYGGFTADQWKTFTTLFSIYALSDILPKPHLELWRQFVLACSFICSPVISETRALLAHSYLLNFCKGFEQLYGNHRVTPNMHLHTHLVDCILDFGPVYSFWLFSFERYNGIVGDYGTNQRSVEIQLMRKFISNQFVKDLPLPSKFHEHFKPIMERFISRQTGSLQEYSLSKENIDSRNLIMTSMLSIGNVCKDVTWSAEDSSYVCCGPHHRDCLGNEFLPYLKKCYTSIFDDVDEESITGHFKRFALCTFSGDKYGSSLSRGDRSSYILARWCALGGKIDTSGSDLRPGIIQFFMEQTIKVNGQPVPCILAFVRWFQSHPSRYSLGAPVEVWCKDLFELEGEATFIPVKRVHGRFVPVFGVIQREHVLVVCPLPRKLHC; encoded by the coding sequence ATGTACCTCATGGGTCCCTTGCAGATGTTTTTGATGGACGTGTATGGAAAGAATGGCAGTATGTGAATGGCAAAGCCTTTTTAGCAGTTTCTGGGAACTATGCTTTTATGCTCAATGTGGATTGGTTCCAACCATTTAAGCATTCTTTGTACAGTGTTGGTGCTCTCTACATGGTCCTGATGAACCTTCCAAGATCTGAAAGGTTCAAGCTGGAAAATGTAATGTTAGTAGGCATAATCCCTGGTCCTCATGAACCAAAGCTCACCATCAATTCTTATCTTCAACCCCTTGTTGCTGAGTTAAATCTGCTGTGGAAGGATGGAATCACAGTGAGGGCCCTTGGAGCTTTGACTAGTGAAGTTTATCATGCTGCTCTTCTCTGTGTTGGATGTGATGTACCAGCTGCCAGAAAAGTATGTGGTTTTACAGGACATGCATCTTGCAAAGGTTGCTCAAAGTGCACAAAATATTTCCCCGGCACAGTGACGACTAGAATTGATTTTTCAGGATTTGATTTACCGTCTCCTCCAAGGACCAATCATAAGCACAGGCAGGAAGCCCAAGAGATTTTGAATCAAACCAGTGCTGGAGATCGGGCATCACTGGAACAGCAGTTTGGAACACGATTCAGTGAACTAATGTCACTTCCTTACTTTGATTGTGTGCGATTTCATATTATAGACCCTATGCATAACCTGTTTACTGGCACAGCTAAGCATATAATGAAAAACATTTGGTTAGATGGTGAAAATCCCTTGATcaagaaaaatgatttaataaaCATCCAAGAAAAGTTGGATAAAATTAAAGCACCATCAGACGTTGGTAGAATGCCAAGGAAGATTTTGAACAGCTACGGGGGTTTTACTGCTGATCAATGGAAGACTTTTACCACACTTTTCTCAATTTATGCCTTAAGTGACATTTTGCCCAAACCACACTTAGAACTGTGGCGTCAGTTTGTGTTGGCATGttcttttatttgttctccAGTGATTTCTGAAACAAGAGCCTTGCTCGCTCACTCTTATTTGCTTAATTTCTGTAAAGGTTTTGAACAATTGTATGGCAACCACAGAGTGACTCCAAACATGCATCTGCACACACACCTTGTGGACTGTATCTTAGACTTTGGACCTGTGTATTCATTTTGGTTGTTCAGTTTTGAACGGTATAATGGCATTGTGGGAGACTATGGGACTAACCAGAGGTCAGTTGAAATACAGCTTATGCGAAAGTTTATTTCCAATCAATTTGTAAAAGACTTGCCATTGCCTAGCAAGTTTCATGAACATTTTAAACCTATTATGGAAAGATTTATTTCCAGACAAACAGGCAGCTTACAAGAATACTCTTTGagtaaagaaaacattgattcTAGAAACTTAATCATGACCAGTATGCTTTCTATTGGAAATGTCTGCAAAGATGTCACTTGGTCTGCCGAAGATTCCTCATATGTTTGTTGTGGGCCTCATCACAGAGATTGCTTGGGCAACGAGTTCCTCCCATATTTAAAGAAGTGCTACACAAGCATTTTTGATGATGTGGATGAAGAATCCATTACTGGCCATTTCAAGAGATTTGCATTGTGCACATTTTCTGGAGATAAATATGGTTCAAGCCTATCACGAGGAGACAGATCATCATATATTCTTGCAAGGTGGTGTGCTCTTGGAGGAAAAATTGACACCAGTGGAAGTGATCTTAGGCCTGGAATCATTCAGTTTTTCATGGAACAGACAATCAAAGTCAATGGACAGCCTGTTCCATGCATACTTGCTTTTGTGCGCTGGTTTCAATCACATCCTTCACGGTACTCCTTAGGTGCTCCAGTGGAGGTGTGGTGCAAGGATCTCTTTGAATTGGAAGGCGAGGCTACTTTCATTCCTGTTAAGAGAGTACATGGAAGGTTTGTGCCAGTATTTGGTGTCATTCAACGGGAGCATGTGTTAGTAGTTTGTCCTCTTCCACGCAAACTACACTGTTAA